A single Salmo trutta chromosome 14, fSalTru1.1, whole genome shotgun sequence DNA region contains:
- the LOC115147406 gene encoding vasorin isoform X1, protein MRSLSKQLHKDSTTMAPFLPLLLLLSSSSSVLSSDCPEDCSCQAQGSIFCIQRRSTVVPRGLPSSVKHLYVFQNGINTLAQDDFTDLGELEMLDLSQNKLTEVPDGVFETLSSLRNLDLSANYITHISKDSFSGLVQLERLYLHGNRIKSIQSEAFEVLEDLLELKLQGNQLTGLPKLRLPKLLLLDLSFNSLPTLGPQDLQTPHLESLKVAALGLTTLDSDLMASLGNLHDLDVSQNQLEGMPEALKATRGLIRLSLAANPIGELRNEDFQSLVGLQELDISGLNLQGLSQGFFQLFPRLGHLTAAENPFNCLCPLAWFPGWLKEKNVDLGRTEETRCHFPPVNAGKVLAELDHQDFGCPPTTTVMTNALGEGSTSAPPIPTTSPGNTHTNAIPPPPPFPSDEPSSTETDIESRPPPPASPTSTFRDQGDEGHICPPNICLNGGTCRFDPLGQLGCLCPRGTMGLYCENLKESSNHNQPPLQTSAPEILASMVAPIVTSDPNDISSRQVTSTSILLDLHRFLETRPHIRGIKLTYRNLSGPDRRPMSLSVPASYPEYTLRGLRPNCTYSVCASPLAERVNGGGGGGGSPPEGGSCMEARTEGGPQASSLEPQVDDQSQLTYTLIPALAALALVMGVAVVAVLVLFLRRRRAHMELEGGEMGPMELEGLKACLENGVGNGGTLPHKGTDIAPCRTSTPTQPQNGGSSHPLPQNGGLEYDAPLMQGQGHCPSNNNVASLKPSYF, encoded by the exons ATTACACAAGGACTCCACCACCATGGcgcccttcctccccctcctcctcctcctctcctcctcttcctctgttctctccagtgACTGTCCAGAGGATTGCTCTTGTCAGGCCCAGGGTTCCATCTTCTGCATCCAGCGTCGTTCCACTGTCGTCCCCCGCGGCCTCCCTTCCTCTGTGAAACATCTCTACGTCTTCCAGAACGGCATCAATACTTTAGCCCAGGATGACTTCACAG aCCTGGGGGAACTGGAGATGCTGGACCTGTCCCAGAATAAACTCACGGAGGTCCCGGATGGGGTCTTTGAAACGCTATCTTCGCTGAGGAATCTCGATTTGTCCGCAAACTACATTACCCACATCTCCAAGGATAGCTTCTCCGGATTAGTGCAACTCGAGAGGCTGTATCTCCACGGCAACCGCATCAAGAGCATCCAATCGGAGGCCTTCGAGGTTCTGGAGGATCTTCTGGAACTGAAGCTCCAGGGGAACCAGTTGACCGGTCTCCCAAAGCTCCGTCTCCCCAAGCTTCTCCTCCTTGATCTCAGCTTCAACTCTCTCCCGACGCTGGGTCCCCAAGACCTCCAGACCCCCCACCTCGAGTCGCTCAAAGTGGCTGCGTTGGGGCTCACCACCCTGGACTCGGATCTGATGGCCTCCCTGGGGAACCTCCATGACCTTGATGTGTCCCAGAACCAGCTGGAGGGGATGCCTGAAGCATTGAAGGCCACCCGGGGGCTGATCAGGCTCAGCCTGGCTGCCAACCCCATTGGGGAGCTCCGGAACGAGGACTTCCAG AGTCTGGTGGGTCTCCAGGAGCTGGATATCAGTGGGCTGAACCTCCAGGGCTTGTCCCAAGGTTTCTTCCAGCTCTTCCCCAGGCTGGGGCACCTCACAGCGGCTGAGAATCCCTTCAACTGTCTCTGTCCTCTGGCCTGGTTCCCTGGCTGGCTGAAAGAGAAGAATGTGGATCTGGGACGCACAGAGGAGACAAGGTGCCACTTCCCACCAGTGAATGCTGGCAAG gtgcTGGCGGAGCTGGACCATCAAGATTTTGGCTGTCCACCTACGACCACTGTCATGACGAATGCCCTAGGGGAGGGGAGCACTTCTGCACCCCCCATTCCGACTACATCCCCTGGAAACACACATACCAATGCCATCCCACCACCTCCGCCATTCCCTAGTGATGAACCATCCTCAACGGAGACAGACATTGAGAGTCGTCCCCCTCCTCCAGCTTCTCCGACTTCCACTTTCAGGGACCAGGGGGATGAGGGCCACATCTGCCCACCGAACATCTGCCTCAATGGGGGTACGTGCCGCTTCGATCCTCTGGGACAGCTTGGATGTCTCTGTCCCCGCGGAACTATGGGCCTGTACTGCGAGAATCTGAAGGAGTCGTCTAACCACAACCAGCCACCTCTCCAAACCTCCGCCCCCGAGATTTTGGCATCCATGGTCGCCCCCATTGTAACCTCTGATCCCAATGACATCAGTTCCCGTCAGGTGACCTCCACGTCCATCCTCCTCGACCTGCACCGTTTCCTCGAGACGAGGCCGCACATCCGCGGGATTAAGCTGACCTACCGGAACCTCTCAGGGCCCGACCGGCGCCCCATGTCCCTCAGTGTCCCCGCCTCGTACCCAGAATACACCCTCCGAGGGCTCCGGCCCAACTGTACCTACTCGGTGTGCGCCAGCCCCCTGGCAGAGAGGGTGAATGGGGGTGGAGGCGGTGGAGGTAGCCCTCCCGAGGGTGGGTCTTGTATGGAGGCTCGTACCGAGGGAGGTCCCCAAGCTTCGTCCTTGGAGCCCCAGGTGGATGATCAGAGCCAGCTCACCTACACCCTCATCCCAGCCTTGGCTGCTCTCGCCCTGGTCATGGGGGTGGCGGTGGTGGCCGTCCTGGTTCTTTTCCTCCGGAGGAGACGGGCTCACATGGAGCTGGAAGGGGGTGAGATGGGACCAATGGAACTGGAAGGCCTTAAGGCTTGTCTGGAGAACGGCGTGGGGAACGGGGGCACCCTACCCCACAAGGGAACGGATATCGCCCCCTGTCGCACCTCCACCCCGACCCAGCCACAAAATGGTGGATCGTCACATCCCCTTCCACAAAATGGTGGTTTAGAATATGATGCCCCCCTCATGCAGGGACAGGGGCACTGTCCATCGAATAATAATGTGGCATCCTTGAAGCCATCGTATTTCTAG
- the LOC115147406 gene encoding vasorin isoform X2 → MAPFLPLLLLLSSSSSVLSSDCPEDCSCQAQGSIFCIQRRSTVVPRGLPSSVKHLYVFQNGINTLAQDDFTDLGELEMLDLSQNKLTEVPDGVFETLSSLRNLDLSANYITHISKDSFSGLVQLERLYLHGNRIKSIQSEAFEVLEDLLELKLQGNQLTGLPKLRLPKLLLLDLSFNSLPTLGPQDLQTPHLESLKVAALGLTTLDSDLMASLGNLHDLDVSQNQLEGMPEALKATRGLIRLSLAANPIGELRNEDFQSLVGLQELDISGLNLQGLSQGFFQLFPRLGHLTAAENPFNCLCPLAWFPGWLKEKNVDLGRTEETRCHFPPVNAGKVLAELDHQDFGCPPTTTVMTNALGEGSTSAPPIPTTSPGNTHTNAIPPPPPFPSDEPSSTETDIESRPPPPASPTSTFRDQGDEGHICPPNICLNGGTCRFDPLGQLGCLCPRGTMGLYCENLKESSNHNQPPLQTSAPEILASMVAPIVTSDPNDISSRQVTSTSILLDLHRFLETRPHIRGIKLTYRNLSGPDRRPMSLSVPASYPEYTLRGLRPNCTYSVCASPLAERVNGGGGGGGSPPEGGSCMEARTEGGPQASSLEPQVDDQSQLTYTLIPALAALALVMGVAVVAVLVLFLRRRRAHMELEGGEMGPMELEGLKACLENGVGNGGTLPHKGTDIAPCRTSTPTQPQNGGSSHPLPQNGGLEYDAPLMQGQGHCPSNNNVASLKPSYF, encoded by the exons ATGGcgcccttcctccccctcctcctcctcctctcctcctcttcctctgttctctccagtgACTGTCCAGAGGATTGCTCTTGTCAGGCCCAGGGTTCCATCTTCTGCATCCAGCGTCGTTCCACTGTCGTCCCCCGCGGCCTCCCTTCCTCTGTGAAACATCTCTACGTCTTCCAGAACGGCATCAATACTTTAGCCCAGGATGACTTCACAG aCCTGGGGGAACTGGAGATGCTGGACCTGTCCCAGAATAAACTCACGGAGGTCCCGGATGGGGTCTTTGAAACGCTATCTTCGCTGAGGAATCTCGATTTGTCCGCAAACTACATTACCCACATCTCCAAGGATAGCTTCTCCGGATTAGTGCAACTCGAGAGGCTGTATCTCCACGGCAACCGCATCAAGAGCATCCAATCGGAGGCCTTCGAGGTTCTGGAGGATCTTCTGGAACTGAAGCTCCAGGGGAACCAGTTGACCGGTCTCCCAAAGCTCCGTCTCCCCAAGCTTCTCCTCCTTGATCTCAGCTTCAACTCTCTCCCGACGCTGGGTCCCCAAGACCTCCAGACCCCCCACCTCGAGTCGCTCAAAGTGGCTGCGTTGGGGCTCACCACCCTGGACTCGGATCTGATGGCCTCCCTGGGGAACCTCCATGACCTTGATGTGTCCCAGAACCAGCTGGAGGGGATGCCTGAAGCATTGAAGGCCACCCGGGGGCTGATCAGGCTCAGCCTGGCTGCCAACCCCATTGGGGAGCTCCGGAACGAGGACTTCCAG AGTCTGGTGGGTCTCCAGGAGCTGGATATCAGTGGGCTGAACCTCCAGGGCTTGTCCCAAGGTTTCTTCCAGCTCTTCCCCAGGCTGGGGCACCTCACAGCGGCTGAGAATCCCTTCAACTGTCTCTGTCCTCTGGCCTGGTTCCCTGGCTGGCTGAAAGAGAAGAATGTGGATCTGGGACGCACAGAGGAGACAAGGTGCCACTTCCCACCAGTGAATGCTGGCAAG gtgcTGGCGGAGCTGGACCATCAAGATTTTGGCTGTCCACCTACGACCACTGTCATGACGAATGCCCTAGGGGAGGGGAGCACTTCTGCACCCCCCATTCCGACTACATCCCCTGGAAACACACATACCAATGCCATCCCACCACCTCCGCCATTCCCTAGTGATGAACCATCCTCAACGGAGACAGACATTGAGAGTCGTCCCCCTCCTCCAGCTTCTCCGACTTCCACTTTCAGGGACCAGGGGGATGAGGGCCACATCTGCCCACCGAACATCTGCCTCAATGGGGGTACGTGCCGCTTCGATCCTCTGGGACAGCTTGGATGTCTCTGTCCCCGCGGAACTATGGGCCTGTACTGCGAGAATCTGAAGGAGTCGTCTAACCACAACCAGCCACCTCTCCAAACCTCCGCCCCCGAGATTTTGGCATCCATGGTCGCCCCCATTGTAACCTCTGATCCCAATGACATCAGTTCCCGTCAGGTGACCTCCACGTCCATCCTCCTCGACCTGCACCGTTTCCTCGAGACGAGGCCGCACATCCGCGGGATTAAGCTGACCTACCGGAACCTCTCAGGGCCCGACCGGCGCCCCATGTCCCTCAGTGTCCCCGCCTCGTACCCAGAATACACCCTCCGAGGGCTCCGGCCCAACTGTACCTACTCGGTGTGCGCCAGCCCCCTGGCAGAGAGGGTGAATGGGGGTGGAGGCGGTGGAGGTAGCCCTCCCGAGGGTGGGTCTTGTATGGAGGCTCGTACCGAGGGAGGTCCCCAAGCTTCGTCCTTGGAGCCCCAGGTGGATGATCAGAGCCAGCTCACCTACACCCTCATCCCAGCCTTGGCTGCTCTCGCCCTGGTCATGGGGGTGGCGGTGGTGGCCGTCCTGGTTCTTTTCCTCCGGAGGAGACGGGCTCACATGGAGCTGGAAGGGGGTGAGATGGGACCAATGGAACTGGAAGGCCTTAAGGCTTGTCTGGAGAACGGCGTGGGGAACGGGGGCACCCTACCCCACAAGGGAACGGATATCGCCCCCTGTCGCACCTCCACCCCGACCCAGCCACAAAATGGTGGATCGTCACATCCCCTTCCACAAAATGGTGGTTTAGAATATGATGCCCCCCTCATGCAGGGACAGGGGCACTGTCCATCGAATAATAATGTGGCATCCTTGAAGCCATCGTATTTCTAG